One Prinia subflava isolate CZ2003 ecotype Zambia chromosome 9, Cam_Psub_1.2, whole genome shotgun sequence DNA segment encodes these proteins:
- the VSTM4 gene encoding V-set and transmembrane domain-containing protein 4 isoform X1, which yields MRLLAAALAALLAAASAPDVCEALNVTVSPGPTVQYSEGDNATLYCHISQKRKTDNLLAVRWVFAASPAQEHLMIKMTKFGSVQYYGNYTHHFHKQRLHLLKEKQGTMYKFLILSLQQTDQGHYICKVQEIGKHRNKWTAWSNGTAATEIRVIASKSSDHPTFKKNHEAWKFFEDLYVYAVFVCSIGIISVLLFTLVILCQSLLSKRRSTVKHYLVKCPQNSSGETVTSVTSMSPLQPKKVKKKKEKEKLEQPPAIPAKAPIANNFPKPKLLKPQRKLILPKIAEENLTYAELELMKPIQEAKGISSMTVYAQILFEENKL from the exons ATGCGCCTCCTGGCCGCGGCGCTGGCCGCGCTGCTGGCCGCGGCCTCGGCCCCAG ATGTTTGTGAGGCTTTAAATGTGACGGTCTCTCCTGGACCAACAGTGCAATACTCCGAGGGGGATAATGCTACCCTTTACTGCCACATTTCTCAAAAGAGGAAGACAGACAATTTGCTGGCTGTGCGGTGGGTCTTCGCTGCATCACCTGCCCAGGAGCATCTGATGATCAAAATGACAAAGTTTGGGTCTGTCCAGTATTATGGAAATTATACTCATCATTTTCACAAGCAAAGACTTCATcttcttaaagaaaaacagggaaCTATGTACAAGTTTCTTATTTTAAGTCTTCAGCAAACAGATCAAGGACATTATATATGCAAAGTACAGGAAATtggcaaacacagaaataagtGGACAGCATGGTCAAATGGTACAGCAGCTACTGAAATAAGAG tgattgCATCAAAATCTTCTGATCATCCCACTTTCAAGAAAAACCATGAAGCTTGGAAGTTTTTTGAAG ACCTGTACGTGTACGCAGTGTTTGTGTGTTCCATAGGAATCATCAGCGTCCTCCTTTTTACACTCGTCATTCTCTGTCAGTCACTTCTGAGCAAGAGGAGATCCACAG TGAAACATTACCTGGTGAAATGCCCTCAGAACAG ctctggggagacAGTTACCAGTGTGACAAGCATGTCTCCTCTACAGCCTAAGAAggtaaagaagaagaaagagaaagagaaactgGAGCAGCCACCAGCCATCCCAGCAAAAG ctCCAATTGCCAATAATTTCCCAAAGCCCAAGCTCTTGAAACCTCAAAGAAAATTGATCCTG CCAAAAATCGCAGAGGAGAATTTAACATATGCTGAACTTGAACTGATGAAGCCAATTCAGGAAGCCAAAGGCATTTCCAGTATGACAGTCTACGCACAGATACTCTTTGAGGAGAACAAGCTGTAA
- the VSTM4 gene encoding V-set and transmembrane domain-containing protein 4 isoform X2, protein MRLLAAALAALLAAASAPDVCEALNVTVSPGPTVQYSEGDNATLYCHISQKRKTDNLLAVRWVFAASPAQEHLMIKMTKFGSVQYYGNYTHHFHKQRLHLLKEKQGTMYKFLILSLQQTDQGHYICKVQEIGKHRNKWTAWSNGTAATEIRVIASKSSDHPTFKKNHEAWKFFEDLYVYAVFVCSIGIISVLLFTLVILCQSLLSKRRSTVKHYLVKCPQNSSGETVTSVTSMSPLQPKKVKKKKEKEKLEQPPAIPAKAPIANNFPKPKLLKPQRKLILSPCCSCVTSGAESSQ, encoded by the exons ATGCGCCTCCTGGCCGCGGCGCTGGCCGCGCTGCTGGCCGCGGCCTCGGCCCCAG ATGTTTGTGAGGCTTTAAATGTGACGGTCTCTCCTGGACCAACAGTGCAATACTCCGAGGGGGATAATGCTACCCTTTACTGCCACATTTCTCAAAAGAGGAAGACAGACAATTTGCTGGCTGTGCGGTGGGTCTTCGCTGCATCACCTGCCCAGGAGCATCTGATGATCAAAATGACAAAGTTTGGGTCTGTCCAGTATTATGGAAATTATACTCATCATTTTCACAAGCAAAGACTTCATcttcttaaagaaaaacagggaaCTATGTACAAGTTTCTTATTTTAAGTCTTCAGCAAACAGATCAAGGACATTATATATGCAAAGTACAGGAAATtggcaaacacagaaataagtGGACAGCATGGTCAAATGGTACAGCAGCTACTGAAATAAGAG tgattgCATCAAAATCTTCTGATCATCCCACTTTCAAGAAAAACCATGAAGCTTGGAAGTTTTTTGAAG ACCTGTACGTGTACGCAGTGTTTGTGTGTTCCATAGGAATCATCAGCGTCCTCCTTTTTACACTCGTCATTCTCTGTCAGTCACTTCTGAGCAAGAGGAGATCCACAG TGAAACATTACCTGGTGAAATGCCCTCAGAACAG ctctggggagacAGTTACCAGTGTGACAAGCATGTCTCCTCTACAGCCTAAGAAggtaaagaagaagaaagagaaagagaaactgGAGCAGCCACCAGCCATCCCAGCAAAAG ctCCAATTGCCAATAATTTCCCAAAGCCCAAGCTCTTGAAACCTCAAAGAAAATTGATCCTG AGTCCATGCTGTTCCTGTGTGACTTCTGGAGCAGAGTCCTCTCAGTGA